The following are encoded together in the Salvia hispanica cultivar TCC Black 2014 chromosome 6, UniMelb_Shisp_WGS_1.0, whole genome shotgun sequence genome:
- the LOC125196378 gene encoding probable strigolactone esterase DAD2: MGHSLLEALNVRVVGSGEKILVLAHGFGTDQSAWQRILPFFRHDHRIVLFDLVCAGTVNPDYFDFRRYTSLDAYVDDLLCILDALRIGRCTYVGHSVSATIGILASIKRPQLFNKLVLVGFSPRFLNDHNYHGGFEQGEIEQVFSAMEANYEAWVNGFAPLAVGADVPEAVREFSRTLFNMRPDITLFVSRTVFNSDLRGVLGLVRVPCSIIQTAKDVSVPASVAAYVKNHLGGRSTVHMLNIEGHLPHLSAPNLLAQELRRALPR, encoded by the exons ATGGGGCATAGTCTACTGGAGGCGTTGAACGTGCGAGTGGTGGGCTCCGGCGAGAAGATCCTCGTCCTCGCCCACGGCTTCGGCACCGATCAGTCGGCGTGGCAGCGCATTCTCCCCTTCTTCCGCCACGATCACCGGATTGTTCTCTTCGATCTCGTCTGCGCTGGCACCGTCAACCCCGATTACTTCGACTTCCGCCGCTACACCTCCCTCGACGCCTACGTCGACGACCTCCTCTGCATCCTCGACGCCCTCCGCATCGGCCGTTGCACCTACGTCGGCCACTCCGTCTCCGCCACCATCGGAATCCTCGCCTCCATCAAACGCCCCCAGCTATTCAACAAGCTCGTCCTCGTCGGCTTCTCCCCTAG ATTCCTGAACGATCACAATTACCACGGGGGATTCGAGCAGGGGGAGATCGAGCAGGTGTTCTCGGCGATGGAGGCGAACTACGAGGCGTGGGTGAACGGATTCGCGCCGCTGGCGGTGGGGGCGGACGTGCCGGAGGCGGTGAGGGAGTTCAGCCGGACGCTGTTCAACATGAGGCCGGACATAACTCTGTTCGTGTCTCGGACCGTGTTCAACAGCGACCTCCGCGGCGTGCTAGGGCTGGTGAGGGTGCCGTGCTCCATAATCCAGACGGCGAAGGACGTGTCGGTGCCGGCGTCGGTAGCGGCGTACGTGAAGAATCACCTGGGAGGCCGGAGCACGGTGCACATGCTGAACATCGAGGGGCACCTGCCCCACCTGTCCGCCCCCAATCTGCTGGCGCAGGAGCTCCGGCGAGCGCTGCCTAGATAA